The Carassius auratus strain Wakin chromosome 5, ASM336829v1, whole genome shotgun sequence genome includes a window with the following:
- the si:ch211-66e2.3 gene encoding intercellular adhesion molecule 1 isoform X6, with amino-acid sequence MFQHLIVYLFAVSQLVSLTGAEDECPLQLNPQRVVVRYGGSVEVNCNTSVANKGMGWEASEGGMPMTKNQSLITWRVSELTEWDIKPVCYINPNKGAQCQVKLPVTVYKTPDSVSISTVNHTEPMKEGQQYELQCDVHDVAPVQYLTVKWYKGKTLMNETTFTDTDKTPDNKTVTLLIRPDRADDGAQYRCEAELDLGAEGPQPPPTYSSEPLNVEVYYKPQHSSSTETIIKDDKVMLDCTVKANPAPDYTWSSDHLKEKISSSVIKSSALSPGKYTCTTSNSLGRDSKVFILKSTGTRHTFWTVLFFFHLLVTLIGVI; translated from the exons ATGTTTCAACATTTGATTGTTTATCTCTTCGCAGTTTCACAGCTTGTGAGTCTCACag GTGCAGAAGATGAATGTCCTCTTCAGCTCAACCCACAGAGAGTTGTTGTGAGATACGGCGGTTCTGTTGAAGTTAACTGTAACACTTCAGTCGCTAATAAAGGGATGGGATGGGAAGCCAGTGAGGGAGGAATGCCTATGACCAAAAACCAGAGTCTGATCACATGGAGAGTGTCAGAACTGACAGAATGGGACATAAAGCCAGTCTGCTACATAAATCCAAACAAAGGTGCACAGTGTCAAGTAAAGCTCCCGGTCACCGTTTACA AGACTCCAGACAGTGTGTCCATCAGCACTGTGAATCACACAGAACCAATGAAAGAGGGACAGCAGTATGAGCTCCAGTGTGACGTTCATGATGTGGCTCCTGTTCAGTATCTCACTGTCAAATGGTACAAAGGAAAGACTCTGATGAATGAAACCACCTTCACTGACACTGACAAGACCCCAGATAATAAAACTGTCACACTCCTGATCCGTCCAGACAGAGCTGATGATGGAGCTCAATACAGGTGTGAAGCAGAGCTGGATCTGGGAGCAGAAGGACCTCAACCTCCTCCTACATATTCATCAGAACCTCTTAATGTCGAAGTATACT ATAAACCACAGCACTCCAGTTCAACAGAGACCATCATTAAAGATGATAAGGTCATGCTAGATTGTACAGTGAAGGCAAACCCGGCTCCTGACTACACATGGTCATCAGATCATCTGAAAGAGAAGATCAGCTCCTCAGTGATCAAGTCCTCAGCACTCAGTCCAGGAAAATATACATGCACCACCTCAAACTCCCTGGGAAGAGACAGCAAAGTGTTCATCCTAAAATCTACAG GTACTCGTCACACATTCTGgactgttctttttttcttccacttGCTGGTTACGTTGATTGGTGTCATTTAA